The Caballeronia sp. Lep1P3 genome window below encodes:
- a CDS encoding ATP-binding protein — translation MRDAAKHRSADASPRAFARAYPENAYATMTDSQPRESAQVTRRILVFFALAALFAGCCALTWHIAWQRGIDELRRNAAARVDRTTSTLKSTLDRYEYLPYLLSRHPFVQDVLVTPDARNVDRANRYLEDLNRRAHATATYLIRANGLCVAASNWRGPDSFIGVEYRFRPYFVDAVKGGVGRFFGLGTISLEPGYYISQPVYQEGTRELIGVAVVKLNLEWLQGADASEPLLVTDDHGVIFLSSVPSWKYHTVRPLPQSVEASVYQTRQYAQQPITPLPMSIVETLEGGAQIVRVGGGRNAPSFLATRRSIGEPDWQLITMAPLDPVVSGAQTAVVVTGLGFLSLCLLAFYWRMRRARVREMIRSRELLQTAYAELNQRVAERTADLSQANAQLTKEVNERTRAEQDLRAAHDELVQASKLAALGQMAAGITHELNQPLAALRSFSDNTRVLIERGDQAAARENLEAIAALTERMGKITNQLKLFVAKARPKNARTDVARALRNVVAMLQPRLKNVALDIAPELERDGAPIIVRCEDLRLEQAFINLIGNALDAVASCDAPRIAIELDLRADAVEIVVRDNGPGIPADALPRLFEPFFTTKETGHGLGLGLAISSAIARDYGGTLVARNRVAPIVADGPEGGTQADADRSHGAEFVLTLRRA, via the coding sequence ATGCGCGACGCGGCGAAGCACCGATCGGCGGATGCTTCGCCGCGCGCGTTTGCACGGGCGTATCCCGAAAACGCCTATGCCACAATGACGGATTCTCAGCCGCGGGAATCTGCCCAAGTGACGCGCCGCATCCTCGTGTTCTTCGCGCTCGCCGCGCTTTTCGCGGGATGCTGCGCGCTGACGTGGCATATCGCGTGGCAGCGCGGCATCGACGAATTGCGGCGCAACGCGGCGGCGCGCGTCGATCGCACGACGAGCACGCTTAAAAGCACGCTCGACCGCTACGAATATCTCCCGTATCTGCTTTCGCGCCATCCGTTCGTGCAGGACGTTCTCGTGACGCCCGATGCGCGCAACGTGGACCGGGCGAATCGCTATCTCGAAGACCTGAACCGCCGCGCGCACGCCACCGCGACGTATCTGATCCGCGCGAACGGCCTTTGCGTCGCCGCGAGCAACTGGCGCGGGCCGGACAGCTTCATCGGCGTGGAATATCGCTTCCGGCCGTATTTCGTGGATGCCGTGAAAGGCGGCGTCGGACGTTTCTTCGGACTTGGCACCATCTCGCTCGAACCGGGCTACTACATCTCGCAGCCGGTTTATCAGGAAGGCACGCGCGAGTTGATCGGCGTGGCGGTCGTCAAGCTGAATCTGGAATGGCTGCAAGGCGCGGACGCTTCCGAGCCGCTTCTCGTCACCGACGACCACGGCGTGATTTTTCTGTCGTCGGTGCCGTCGTGGAAATATCACACCGTGCGGCCGCTGCCGCAGAGCGTGGAGGCCTCCGTCTATCAGACGCGCCAGTACGCGCAGCAGCCGATCACGCCGCTGCCGATGTCGATCGTCGAAACGCTCGAAGGCGGCGCGCAGATCGTGCGCGTCGGCGGCGGCCGCAACGCGCCGAGCTTTCTCGCGACGCGGCGTTCCATCGGCGAACCCGATTGGCAATTGATCACGATGGCGCCGCTCGATCCCGTCGTAAGCGGCGCGCAGACGGCTGTCGTCGTGACGGGACTCGGCTTTCTCTCGCTGTGCCTGCTGGCGTTCTACTGGCGCATGCGGCGCGCGCGCGTGCGCGAAATGATCCGCAGCCGCGAGCTGTTGCAGACGGCGTATGCGGAACTGAATCAGCGCGTCGCGGAGCGCACGGCGGATCTTTCACAGGCGAACGCGCAATTGACGAAGGAAGTGAACGAGCGCACGCGCGCCGAGCAGGACTTGCGCGCCGCGCACGACGAACTCGTGCAGGCCAGCAAGCTCGCCGCGCTCGGGCAGATGGCGGCGGGCATCACGCACGAATTGAATCAGCCGCTCGCGGCGCTGCGCAGTTTCTCCGACAACACGCGCGTGCTGATCGAGCGCGGCGATCAGGCGGCGGCGCGCGAAAACCTCGAAGCGATTGCGGCGCTCACCGAGCGCATGGGCAAAATCACCAATCAGTTGAAGCTCTTCGTCGCAAAGGCGCGGCCCAAGAACGCGCGCACGGACGTGGCGCGCGCGCTGAGAAACGTCGTCGCGATGCTGCAGCCGCGTCTGAAGAACGTCGCGCTCGACATCGCGCCGGAACTCGAACGCGACGGCGCGCCGATCATCGTGCGCTGCGAGGACTTGCGGCTGGAGCAGGCGTTCATCAACTTGATCGGCAATGCGCTCGATGCCGTCGCGTCCTGCGACGCCCCGCGCATCGCGATCGAGCTGGATCTGCGAGCCGACGCCGTCGAGATCGTCGTGCGCGACAACGGGCCGGGCATTCCCGCCGACGCGCTCCCGCGTCTCTTCGAGCCGTTCTTCACGACGAAGGAGACCGGCCACGGACTCGGGCTCGGGC